Proteins found in one Sphingobacteriales bacterium genomic segment:
- the serA gene encoding phosphoglycerate dehydrogenase produces MELTSYPKDKIKIVLLEGLHQNSIDVFQKAGYFNIEYHTKAYPEAELIEKISDAHLVGIRSKTLITQQVLAQAPRLLAVGCYCIGVNQVDLATATQNGVAVFNSPYSNTRSVAELVIGESIMLMRRIAHKNRETHAGNWLKDAQNSYELRGKTLGIIGYGHIGSQVSVLAEALGMQILFYDIEPKMPLGNAKAVDTLSELLVNSHIVSLHVPENESTKNMIGKDELAAMRAGSILLNLSRGTVVDIEALAEVLKSGHIAGAGVDVFPEEPEAKGDKFVSLLQGLDNVLLTPHIGGSTQEAQENIGKDASLKLLSYLEKGSTIGCHTIPEISLPPQGSHRILHIHRNTAGVLSGINSLLSKYQLNIEAQYLQTRGEVGYVVMDVDGDIIKNIEQELKHLPHTIRARILY; encoded by the coding sequence ATGGAACTCACTTCTTACCCAAAAGATAAGATAAAAATTGTATTGCTGGAAGGTTTGCATCAAAACAGCATTGATGTTTTTCAAAAAGCGGGATATTTTAATATAGAATATCATACCAAAGCATATCCCGAAGCCGAATTAATAGAAAAAATAAGTGATGCGCATTTGGTGGGTATTCGCTCCAAAACACTCATCACGCAGCAGGTATTGGCACAAGCCCCTCGCTTATTGGCGGTGGGGTGCTATTGTATTGGTGTAAATCAGGTGGATTTGGCAACTGCCACTCAAAATGGGGTGGCGGTATTTAATTCGCCGTATTCCAATACGCGCTCGGTGGCGGAGTTGGTGATAGGAGAAAGCATTATGCTGATGCGCCGCATTGCACACAAAAACCGCGAAACACACGCCGGTAATTGGCTCAAAGATGCACAGAACAGCTACGAACTACGCGGAAAAACGCTCGGTATTATCGGCTACGGGCATATCGGCTCGCAAGTGTCGGTATTGGCGGAGGCTTTGGGTATGCAGATTTTGTTTTACGACATTGAACCCAAAATGCCTCTGGGAAATGCCAAAGCGGTGGATACTTTGAGCGAGCTGTTGGTCAATTCGCATATTGTGTCGTTGCATGTGCCCGAAAACGAAAGCACTAAAAATATGATAGGCAAAGACGAATTGGCAGCGATGCGGGCAGGCAGTATTTTGCTCAATCTGAGTCGTGGTACAGTGGTGGATATAGAGGCTTTGGCAGAAGTTCTCAAAAGCGGGCATATCGCCGGAGCCGGCGTAGATGTATTTCCTGAAGAGCCGGAAGCCAAAGGTGATAAATTTGTGAGCCTGCTGCAAGGTTTGGATAATGTGTTGCTGACACCGCATATTGGTGGCTCTACGCAGGAGGCTCAGGAAAATATCGGCAAAGATGCTTCGCTGAAGTTGTTGTCGTATTTAGAAAAAGGTAGCACCATCGGTTGCCACACCATTCCCGAAATTAGTTTGCCGCCGCAGGGGTCGCACCGCATTTTGCACATACACCGCAATACGGCGGGTGTACTGTCGGGCATCAACTCTTTGTTGTCAAAATATCAGCTCAACATAGAAGCACAATATCTGCAAACACGAGGCGAAGTGGGTTATGTGGTGATGGACGTAGATGGCGATATTATAAAAAATATAGAGCAGGAACTCAAACACCTGCCACATACCATCAGAGCACGGATATTGTATTAA
- the lptC gene encoding LPS export ABC transporter periplasmic protein LptC — translation MEIAQLVLLLRRLLVAYMLSVFNKILSLLKKSPFYIVSLIYRRHLYGVAALLAVVIFLSACENDLKKVAELSAQVDTNLEVTHQVELVYSDQGKVRVKIEAPLVHSYKQPDIRQEFPKGVKVTFFNDSLKVISVLTSKYAVRYVQKQQTIVRDSVQVKSMLKNETLQTEEMLWDERKHQITSDKFVTVLTETQQIFAQKGFESNENFTDYKLKGVQNSRFKVNKNEF, via the coding sequence ATGGAAATAGCGCAACTCGTATTACTTTTGCGCCGCCTTTTAGTAGCGTATATGTTGTCTGTTTTTAATAAAATCCTGTCGTTGTTGAAAAAATCCCCTTTTTATATTGTCTCGCTTATATATCGCCGCCATTTGTATGGCGTAGCGGCTTTGTTGGCGGTGGTAATTTTCCTCAGTGCCTGCGAAAATGATTTGAAAAAAGTGGCGGAATTGTCGGCGCAGGTGGATACCAATTTAGAAGTAACACATCAGGTGGAGTTGGTGTATAGCGACCAGGGCAAAGTTCGCGTAAAAATAGAAGCTCCTTTGGTTCATTCTTATAAGCAGCCCGACATACGGCAGGAATTTCCAAAAGGTGTAAAGGTTACTTTTTTTAACGACAGCCTGAAAGTGATCAGTGTTCTGACCTCAAAATATGCGGTGCGCTATGTGCAAAAACAACAAACCATTGTGCGGGATAGCGTGCAGGTGAAAAGTATGCTCAAAAACGAAACCCTCCAAACAGAAGAAATGCTATGGGACGAGCGAAAACACCAGATTACTTCGGATAAATTCGTAACCGTACTCACCGAAACACAGCAGATTTTTGCACAAAAAGGTTTTGAATCCAACGAAAATTTTACAGATTATAAACTGAAAGGTGTACAAAATTCGCGCTTTAAGGTGAATAAAAATGAATTTTAG
- the gldD gene encoding gliding motility lipoprotein GldD, producing the protein MSKKTRFYSAYTLALIFVCGVFLLSACEREYSPKPHAYPRLHFPPQHAYQPYTNADCPFVFEYPQYAQIQKEERFFEEKTENPCWFNIYFPDFNASIHFSYKSINGNNTLAKLLEDAHKLTSKHTIKAEYIDDYIISTPHQVHGLMSDVGGNAASAVQFFLTDSTQHFIRGALYFNAPPNYDSVAPVITYLKEDMKQLFQSFQWK; encoded by the coding sequence ATGTCAAAAAAAACACGTTTTTATTCTGCTTACACTTTGGCACTGATATTTGTGTGCGGCGTTTTTTTGTTGTCGGCTTGCGAGCGCGAATATAGCCCCAAACCCCACGCTTATCCGCGTTTGCATTTTCCGCCACAACACGCCTATCAACCCTATACCAACGCCGACTGCCCTTTTGTGTTTGAATACCCCCAATATGCCCAAATACAAAAAGAGGAGCGTTTTTTTGAAGAAAAAACCGAAAACCCCTGCTGGTTCAATATATATTTTCCCGACTTTAATGCCAGTATTCATTTCAGCTACAAAAGTATCAATGGCAACAATACATTGGCAAAATTGCTCGAAGATGCCCACAAACTTACTTCAAAACACACCATCAAAGCCGAATATATAGATGATTATATCATCAGCACTCCTCATCAGGTGCATGGCTTGATGAGTGATGTAGGCGGCAATGCAGCATCGGCGGTGCAGTTTTTTTTAACCGACAGCACACAACATTTTATTCGTGGGGCTTTGTACTTTAATGCACCCCCCAATTACGATTCGGTAGCTCCCGTCATTACTTATTTAAAAGAAGACATGAAACAGTTGTTTCAATCTTTTCAATGGAAATAG
- a CDS encoding HlyC/CorC family transporter: MEIAIIFFLFLLNGVFSLSEIALVSSKKGRLESAAAKGNTGAGIALKLLETPEILLSAMQVGITLIGVVSGAYGGAKLSGYLSPVLAQFPSIAPYADNMAFFIVVTLITYFSIVIGELVPKTIALNYREKVAMLVAPFVQIFTKITYPFVKLLSLSTKLILKMLFIKENDEQAVSEEELKMMIKMAGKHGVLEQDETTLHNNLFRFTDRRAQTMMTHRSDVEWIDISEPSDVIEHQIKESFYSKFLVCDENIDKIIGVLNLKDYIEEHKKPNFSLRSILKAPLYVPESMPATRILELFRKNMLYFGVVVDEYGSLQGIITLHDLVESIFGYLPDAEDPEEQMIVRRSDGSYLIDGMTPLDEIDEIPELAELYADTDSEEYTTISGLLIERFERIPNLGDSIDLAGGFTAEIVDMDGVRIDKVLLSKKKTPPENSNT; encoded by the coding sequence ATGGAAATAGCGATAATATTCTTTTTGTTCTTGCTCAACGGCGTTTTTTCTTTGTCGGAGATAGCTTTGGTATCGAGCAAAAAAGGGAGATTGGAAAGTGCCGCCGCCAAGGGCAATACAGGAGCAGGTATCGCACTAAAACTTTTGGAAACCCCTGAAATTTTGTTGTCGGCAATGCAGGTGGGTATTACCCTCATCGGTGTTGTTTCCGGCGCGTATGGAGGAGCCAAACTTTCCGGTTATTTGTCGCCGGTGCTGGCTCAATTTCCGAGCATAGCTCCCTACGCCGACAATATGGCGTTTTTTATTGTTGTTACGCTCATTACTTATTTCTCTATCGTCATCGGCGAATTGGTGCCCAAAACCATTGCGCTCAATTATCGCGAAAAGGTAGCTATGCTCGTTGCCCCTTTCGTTCAAATTTTTACAAAAATCACTTACCCTTTTGTAAAATTACTCTCTTTATCCACCAAACTCATCTTAAAAATGCTTTTTATCAAAGAAAATGACGAGCAGGCAGTATCGGAGGAGGAATTGAAGATGATGATAAAAATGGCGGGCAAACACGGCGTTTTGGAACAGGACGAAACCACCTTGCACAACAATTTATTCCGTTTTACCGACCGCCGCGCTCAAACTATGATGACCCACCGCAGCGATGTGGAATGGATAGATATTAGTGAGCCGTCTGATGTAATAGAACACCAAATCAAAGAGAGTTTTTATTCCAAATTTCTGGTTTGTGACGAAAATATAGACAAAATAATAGGCGTACTGAACCTGAAAGATTATATAGAAGAACACAAAAAACCCAATTTTTCGTTGCGCAGCATTTTAAAAGCACCTCTATATGTGCCCGAAAGTATGCCCGCTACCCGTATTTTGGAGTTGTTTCGGAAAAATATGTTGTATTTTGGTGTAGTGGTAGATGAATATGGCAGTTTGCAGGGTATCATCACCTTACACGATTTGGTGGAATCCATTTTCGGCTACCTGCCAGATGCCGAAGACCCCGAAGAACAAATGATTGTACGACGCAGTGATGGCTCTTATTTGATAGACGGAATGACACCTTTGGACGAAATAGACGAAATACCCGAACTCGCCGAACTCTACGCCGATACCGACAGCGAAGAATATACCACCATTTCGGGCTTGCTCATTGAGCGTTTTGAGCGTATTCCGAATTTGGGCGACAGCATTGATTTGGCGGGAGGCTTCACTGCCGAAATCGTAGATATGGACGGGGTGCGCATTGATAAAGTACTTTTGAGTAAAAAGAAAACGCCGCCCGAAAATAGCAACACATAG
- a CDS encoding (Fe-S)-binding protein: MNEVKIPTMAELTAEGKQPEVLFWVGCAGSFDQRAQSVSKALVRILNRIGVSFAILGEEELCTGDPARRAGNEFLFQMQAQMNIATLNNYEVKKIITNCPHCFNTLKNEYSELGGNYEVIHHSDYLQQLINSGRIKLQGGGTFKGKKITYHDSCYLGRANDIYEAPRALLEALDADLVEMKRSRQNGLCCGAGGAQMFKEDEAGKLRINQERSKDIVEIQPDIVAVACPFCNTMLTDALKETDLHERTKVKDLAELIDETLRNDSVV, from the coding sequence ATGAATGAAGTAAAAATTCCTACTATGGCAGAGTTGACTGCCGAAGGTAAGCAGCCCGAAGTATTGTTTTGGGTGGGTTGTGCGGGCAGTTTTGACCAACGTGCTCAGTCGGTGAGCAAGGCTTTGGTGCGTATTTTAAATCGTATCGGCGTTTCTTTTGCTATTTTAGGGGAGGAAGAATTGTGTACCGGCGATCCCGCCCGCCGTGCCGGTAATGAGTTTTTGTTTCAGATGCAGGCGCAAATGAATATCGCTACGCTGAATAATTACGAAGTGAAAAAGATTATTACCAACTGTCCGCATTGCTTTAATACACTTAAAAATGAATACAGCGAACTCGGCGGCAACTATGAAGTAATACATCACAGCGATTATTTACAACAGCTTATCAACAGTGGCCGCATCAAATTACAGGGCGGCGGCACTTTTAAAGGAAAAAAAATTACCTACCACGACTCTTGCTATCTGGGCAGAGCCAACGACATCTACGAAGCTCCGCGAGCTTTGCTCGAAGCCTTAGATGCCGACTTGGTGGAAATGAAACGCTCCCGACAAAACGGACTCTGCTGCGGAGCAGGCGGCGCGCAAATGTTCAAGGAGGACGAAGCGGGAAAATTGCGCATCAATCAGGAGCGCAGCAAAGATATAGTAGAAATACAACCCGATATTGTAGCGGTGGCTTGTCCGTTTTGTAATACAATGCTCACCGATGCTCTCAAAGAAACCGACCTGCACGAGCGCACCAAAGTAAAAGACCTGGCGGAACTGATCGATGAAACTTTACGCAATGATTCTGTTGTTTAA
- a CDS encoding RidA family protein, giving the protein MNNRLILTHEAPAPIGPYSQAVWAGDLLFVSGQIPICAADGTLVQGSVADETRQVMQNLQAILHTAGLSFQHVVKATIFLKDMDDFSIVNQVYGSYFQQHYYPARETVEVARLPKNVRVEISVIACRNI; this is encoded by the coding sequence ATGAATAATCGGCTTATATTAACACACGAAGCTCCTGCTCCTATCGGTCCTTACAGCCAGGCAGTATGGGCAGGTGATTTATTATTTGTTTCAGGTCAAATTCCTATCTGTGCTGCCGACGGCACTTTGGTTCAAGGCTCTGTTGCTGATGAAACGCGACAAGTGATGCAAAATTTACAAGCTATTCTTCATACGGCGGGGCTATCTTTTCAACATGTTGTAAAAGCGACCATTTTTCTAAAAGATATGGACGATTTCAGCATCGTCAATCAAGTATATGGCAGCTATTTTCAACAACATTATTATCCTGCCCGCGAAACAGTAGAAGTAGCCCGTTTGCCAAAAAATGTGCGCGTAGAAATTTCAGTTATTGCCTGTCGCAACATCTAA
- a CDS encoding HNH endonuclease — MYRRNSPFKTLPGEQWKELKMFEPGALRLNYALSNFGRMVSYTDNFEEGSLLKGRKLAGYLTFSCRPNGLNKSYLIHKLVAEYFLPKEREDQNYVIHVDYNKMNNNVNNLRWVNRAEVSLHQENNPNIIAMREKRRLEPTYKGHKLTATKVKMIKKLIFDPNRKTRMRIIAKQFGITEMQLYRIKSGENWGHVKLDD, encoded by the coding sequence ATGTACAGAAGAAACAGTCCCTTTAAAACTTTACCCGGCGAACAATGGAAAGAACTTAAAATGTTTGAGCCCGGTGCATTACGACTTAATTACGCCTTATCCAACTTTGGGCGTATGGTGAGCTATACCGATAATTTTGAAGAGGGAAGCCTCCTTAAAGGCAGAAAATTAGCCGGATACCTTACTTTTAGTTGTCGCCCCAATGGCTTGAATAAATCGTATCTTATTCATAAGTTAGTGGCAGAATATTTTCTTCCTAAAGAAAGAGAAGATCAAAATTATGTCATTCACGTTGATTATAATAAAATGAATAATAATGTGAATAATTTGCGTTGGGTAAACAGAGCAGAAGTAAGTTTGCATCAAGAAAACAACCCCAATATTATCGCTATGCGCGAAAAACGCCGTTTGGAACCCACCTACAAAGGTCATAAACTGACGGCTACAAAAGTAAAGATGATAAAAAAACTCATCTTTGACCCCAACCGCAAAACGCGTATGCGCATCATCGCCAAGCAGTTCGGCATCACCGAAATGCAGCTTTATCGCATCAAATCAGGCGAAAACTGGGGACACGTTAAGTTGGACGATTGA
- the hemC gene encoding hydroxymethylbilane synthase codes for MSFQHLSFEKMEGKGFFTKELEESLLKEEIDVAVHSYKDLPTQQPEGLCIAANSYRENPCDCLLIRRDALDSTAFWQLKAGAIVGTSSPRRTALLQHFRPDVQIQSLRGNVPTRISKLEAGYDAVLLAAAGLERLQLDTSAYQVLHLPPQRFVPAPAQGVLALQTRSHDTELRQILAHIHCPDIAETTAVERHLLQLLEGGCREPMGAYCTKHQNTYQVWVAFSEKNAPLRRALVEEQSVEAVAASVWNIFKNPRRLRVFISREVDDTGYFAQQMRAQQHQLAAQSLVTFRALLAAEMPACDWVFFTSSKGVEFFAAQTKNTTLPPTLKWAALGAGTAATLRRTLHIEADFCGNGNAADAAPLFEKKR; via the coding sequence ATGTCATTTCAGCACCTTTCTTTTGAAAAAATGGAAGGGAAAGGGTTTTTTACCAAAGAATTAGAGGAATCTTTGCTGAAAGAAGAAATAGATGTTGCGGTACATTCTTATAAAGATTTGCCCACGCAACAGCCCGAAGGTTTGTGCATCGCCGCCAACTCCTACCGCGAAAATCCCTGCGACTGCCTCCTCATTCGCCGCGATGCCTTAGACAGCACCGCCTTTTGGCAGCTCAAAGCGGGAGCCATCGTTGGTACTTCATCGCCGCGCCGCACGGCTCTGCTCCAACATTTCCGTCCCGATGTACAAATTCAATCGTTGCGCGGCAATGTGCCTACCCGTATATCCAAGCTCGAAGCGGGCTACGATGCCGTATTGCTCGCCGCCGCCGGTTTGGAACGCCTCCAATTAGATACCTCAGCGTATCAGGTGCTTCATTTGCCGCCGCAGCGATTTGTGCCTGCACCTGCTCAGGGTGTTTTGGCATTACAAACCCGCAGCCACGATACCGAACTCCGCCAAATTCTCGCCCACATACACTGCCCCGATATTGCCGAAACCACCGCCGTAGAACGCCACCTGCTCCAGCTTTTGGAGGGCGGCTGCCGCGAACCGATGGGGGCATATTGTACCAAACACCAAAATACTTATCAGGTGTGGGTGGCTTTTTCGGAAAAAAATGCTCCTTTGCGACGTGCGCTTGTAGAGGAGCAGTCGGTGGAGGCTGTAGCGGCTTCGGTGTGGAATATTTTTAAAAACCCGCGCCGCCTGCGTGTATTCATCTCGCGCGAAGTGGACGACACGGGATATTTCGCTCAACAAATGCGCGCGCAACAACATCAACTGGCGGCACAGTCTTTGGTGACGTTCCGCGCTTTGCTGGCTGCCGAAATGCCCGCCTGCGACTGGGTGTTTTTTACGAGCAGCAAGGGCGTGGAGTTTTTTGCGGCGCAAACAAAAAATACCACACTGCCACCCACGCTCAAATGGGCTGCTTTAGGAGCAGGAACGGCTGCCACATTGCGCCGGACTTTGCACATAGAAGCTGATTTTTGTGGCAACGGCAATGCCGCCGATGCTGCACCTTTATTTGAAAAAAAGAGGTAA
- a CDS encoding uroporphyrinogen-III synthase — MGQKVLFPQAANSLRSMQELLSKGGQIQIKDWVIYDNTPATDTTLAADEFDVLIFTSPLNVDAFVQQFSIREHQKIIAIGGTTAQRLQHYGYTACVAHSPDEMALAAWVY; from the coding sequence ATGGGCCAGAAAGTATTGTTTCCGCAAGCCGCCAACAGTTTGCGCTCGATGCAAGAACTATTGAGCAAAGGCGGGCAAATACAAATAAAAGATTGGGTGATTTATGATAATACTCCTGCCACCGATACAACATTAGCTGCCGATGAATTTGATGTGCTTATTTTCACAAGCCCGCTTAATGTTGATGCTTTTGTGCAACAGTTTTCTATTCGGGAGCATCAAAAAATAATTGCTATTGGCGGCACCACTGCCCAACGCTTGCAGCACTACGGCTACACGGCGTGTGTGGCACACAGCCCCGATGAAATGGCTTTGGCAGCTTGGGTATATTAA
- a CDS encoding ComEC/Rec2 family competence protein — MTLNIVAATAFILLIFNPLSLYNIGFQLSYSAVLGIIWLNPYIQNWWISRHYWADMIWNSISVTLAASIATLPLLIYYFHQFPLYFVISNLVAVPVADILLKLGLLLLAVAAIEPLGYALGVLVQQLINVMNGMLGIIQHLPGALWQPLPLSAGEAVVLYACIAGFTMFFINKHVSFLKFALLMLFILSASSLKELYIIAAYHRLSYLKHSAIEFEHKPTGVFVYR; from the coding sequence ATTACACTGAATATCGTAGCAGCAACGGCATTTATTCTTCTGATATTCAATCCTTTATCTTTGTATAATATCGGTTTTCAGTTGTCATATTCGGCGGTTTTGGGTATTATTTGGCTCAATCCTTATATCCAAAACTGGTGGATAAGCCGCCATTATTGGGCAGATATGATTTGGAACAGCATCAGCGTTACGCTGGCAGCGAGTATTGCTACTTTGCCTTTGCTGATTTATTATTTTCATCAATTTCCTTTGTATTTTGTAATATCCAATTTGGTGGCAGTTCCAGTCGCCGATATATTGCTGAAATTGGGATTGCTGTTGTTGGCAGTAGCCGCAATTGAGCCTTTGGGCTATGCTTTGGGCGTGTTGGTGCAGCAGTTGATTAATGTTATGAATGGTATGCTGGGCATCATACAACATTTGCCCGGAGCTTTGTGGCAGCCGCTTCCTTTGAGTGCAGGCGAAGCAGTGGTATTGTATGCCTGTATTGCGGGGTTTACGATGTTTTTTATCAATAAGCACGTTTCTTTTCTAAAATTTGCACTCTTGATGCTGTTTATTTTGTCGGCTTCTTCTTTAAAAGAGCTTTACATTATCGCAGCATATCATCGTTTATCATATCTCAAACACAGCGCAATAGAGTTTGAACACAAACCGACAGGTGTATTTGTGTATAGATAG
- a CDS encoding ComEC/Rec2 family competence protein, protein MPPTSDSAAATTYLAVYLAEPPLEKKNTYAVQAVVTQIVSSSLSSTTASFQHCRGIYYCTSKDSLVSQLHYGDALLIKIPFLQAVLPPPIRISLIIVFSCRNKMYSIRHICSQDYHLLDTPSQANVLMAQVFHLQQYLLICWKICTGEQETGVAKALLLGYRYELDSELVQMYAETGTIHLLAVSGLHILLIGNTYMFFCVVAAAVAQRQTNSTCDGDSLCGTLYFVVGFVGVSAVRAALMYAMVGVGQLLGRR, encoded by the coding sequence TTGCCGCCGACTTCCGATAGTGCCGCCGCCACAACCTATTTGGCGGTATATTTGGCAGAGCCGCCCCTTGAAAAGAAAAATACTTATGCGGTTCAGGCGGTGGTCACACAAATTGTTTCGTCGTCATTATCATCAACTACGGCTTCGTTTCAACATTGTAGAGGAATATATTATTGTACCTCAAAAGACAGCCTCGTTTCGCAACTTCACTATGGCGATGCTCTGCTCATAAAAATACCGTTTCTACAAGCCGTGTTGCCACCGCCAATCCGTATCAGTTTGATTATCGTTTTTTCTTGTCGCAACAAAATGTATTCCATCAGGCATATTTGCAGTCAGGATTATCATTTGTTGGATACTCCTTCGCAGGCAAATGTATTGATGGCTCAGGTTTTTCATTTGCAACAATATTTATTGATTTGCTGGAAAATATGTACCGGTGAGCAGGAAACAGGCGTTGCCAAAGCTTTGTTGCTGGGGTATCGTTATGAATTAGACAGCGAACTGGTACAAATGTATGCCGAAACAGGCACTATTCATTTGCTGGCGGTTTCGGGATTGCATATTTTGCTTATTGGCAATACTTATATGTTTTTTTGTGTGGTTGCTGCGGCGGTGGCGCAAAGGCAAACAAACAGCACTTGTGATGGCGATAGCCTGTGTGGTACTTTATACTTTGTTGTCGGGTTTGTCGGTGTATCGGCGGTGCGTGCCGCCCTGATGTATGCAATGGTGGGCGTGGGGCAGTTGCTGGGGCGCCGTTAA